From the genome of Marinitoga hydrogenitolerans DSM 16785, one region includes:
- a CDS encoding CD0519/CD1768 family membrane protein, which produces MEEKEIVKKNKIIEPLLFLILSSLIFLPVMNYMGVSNFFKTLMSTAHDLLLNTVFFIMAVAVLTSAFGNVLSEFGVVFLLNKILSKLMKPLYNLPGASALGILTTYLSDNPAILSLAQDKQFTKYFEKWQIPLLCNLGTSFGMGLIVTTFMIAQSSAMRENLFFPVLLGNFGAIIGSIISVRIFSYYTKKYYKDIKHVDHPVDIEYWNATKGSILSRLIDGLLEGGKIGVDLGLSIIPGVLIISTIVMMFTNGPKDPLIGYQGLPYEGVPVLQWIGSKLDFILNFLFGFKSPKLIAFPLTSLGSTGAALALIPKFIETNSIHPNDIAVLTAIGMTWSGYLSTHIAMMDSLKARKLASKAILSHTIAGIIAGFITHLLYILFF; this is translated from the coding sequence ATGGAAGAAAAAGAAATTGTTAAAAAAAATAAGATCATAGAACCTCTTCTTTTTTTGATTCTTTCATCACTAATATTTTTGCCTGTAATGAATTATATGGGGGTTAGCAACTTTTTTAAAACATTAATGTCTACAGCACATGATTTATTATTAAACACTGTATTTTTTATTATGGCTGTTGCTGTTTTAACAAGTGCTTTTGGAAATGTATTATCAGAATTTGGTGTTGTTTTTTTATTGAATAAAATTCTTTCCAAACTAATGAAACCTTTATATAATCTTCCTGGTGCCTCTGCCCTAGGTATATTGACCACATATTTATCAGATAATCCAGCTATTTTATCTTTAGCTCAGGATAAACAATTTACAAAATATTTTGAAAAATGGCAAATTCCTCTGCTCTGTAATTTGGGAACATCGTTTGGTATGGGATTAATTGTTACAACATTTATGATTGCACAATCTTCAGCTATGAGAGAAAACCTATTCTTCCCTGTTTTACTCGGAAATTTCGGAGCTATTATTGGTAGTATTATCAGTGTCAGAATCTTTTCATATTACACAAAAAAATATTACAAAGATATAAAACATGTTGATCATCCTGTAGATATAGAATATTGGAATGCTACAAAAGGCAGTATTCTATCAAGATTAATTGATGGTTTATTAGAAGGTGGAAAAATTGGTGTTGATTTAGGTCTTTCAATAATACCAGGTGTATTAATTATAAGCACTATAGTTATGATGTTTACAAACGGTCCAAAAGATCCTTTAATTGGTTATCAAGGTCTACCTTATGAAGGTGTCCCAGTTTTGCAATGGATAGGATCAAAATTAGACTTTATATTAAATTTTCTATTTGGTTTTAAATCTCCAAAATTAATCGCATTTCCATTAACTTCTTTAGGATCAACTGGAGCAGCATTAGCTTTAATTCCCAAATTTATAGAAACAAATTCCATACATCCAAATGATATAGCTGTTTTAACTGCTATTGGAATGACATGGAGTGGATATTTATCTACACATATTGCAATGATGGATTCTTTAAAAGCAAGAAAATTAGCAAGTAAAGCTATTCTTTCTCATACAATTGCAGGCATCATTGCAGGATTTATAACCCATTTATTATATATTCTTTTTTTCTGA
- the ffh gene encoding signal recognition particle protein: MFDSIQKKLSKAFKSLKGQGKLSEKNIKDAVKTVKMSLLEADVNYKVVKEFVEKVKEKALGKEVLESLTPDQEFIRIVRDELIELMGGNEKPKLNISRRPAYIMLVGLQGSGKTTHAAKLAKYFKKQGKAPLLVAADTYRPAAIDQLVQLGKQIEVPVFTGDRKNAINIVKEAMDHAEKLVHDIVILDTAGRLHIDENMMQELEEIKKITQPDEILMVVDAMIGQDAVNSAKEFNNRLELDGFIISKLDGDARGGVIISIRQVTQKPIKFVGVGEKVDDLELFYPERYASRILGMGDVLSLIEKVESEIDKEKAEESANKFLEGKFDFNDFLEQIKQIRKLGPLSKILEMIPGVPTEGIDVNKSEAELKKIEAIINSMTKAERKKPRILNYSRKQRIAKGSGTTLQDINKLIKSYEQMKKMMKQVKKMKNKKSLFGKIPFGF, encoded by the coding sequence GTGTTTGATAGTATACAAAAAAAGTTATCCAAAGCATTTAAGTCTTTAAAAGGGCAAGGAAAATTATCTGAAAAGAATATAAAAGATGCCGTCAAAACGGTTAAAATGTCTTTATTAGAAGCGGATGTAAATTATAAGGTTGTTAAAGAATTTGTTGAAAAAGTTAAAGAAAAAGCTCTTGGAAAAGAAGTTTTAGAAAGTTTAACACCTGATCAAGAGTTTATTAGAATAGTTAGGGACGAACTAATTGAATTAATGGGTGGAAATGAAAAACCAAAATTAAATATCTCAAGAAGACCTGCTTATATTATGTTGGTTGGTTTGCAAGGAAGCGGTAAAACTACTCATGCAGCAAAATTAGCTAAATACTTCAAGAAACAAGGTAAAGCCCCTTTGCTTGTAGCAGCTGATACATATAGGCCAGCAGCTATTGATCAACTTGTGCAATTAGGGAAACAAATTGAAGTTCCTGTTTTTACTGGTGACAGAAAAAATGCAATTAATATTGTTAAAGAAGCTATGGACCATGCAGAGAAATTAGTTCATGACATAGTTATTCTCGATACTGCTGGAAGATTGCATATTGATGAAAATATGATGCAAGAATTGGAAGAAATCAAAAAAATAACCCAACCTGATGAAATACTTATGGTTGTCGATGCAATGATTGGTCAAGATGCCGTGAATTCTGCAAAGGAATTTAATAACAGACTGGAATTAGATGGATTTATTATATCAAAACTTGATGGTGATGCCCGTGGTGGTGTGATTATATCCATAAGACAAGTTACCCAAAAACCCATAAAATTTGTTGGTGTTGGTGAGAAAGTTGATGATCTTGAACTATTTTACCCTGAAAGATATGCTAGTAGAATTTTAGGAATGGGCGATGTTTTATCTTTAATTGAAAAGGTTGAAAGTGAGATAGATAAAGAAAAAGCTGAAGAATCTGCTAATAAATTTCTTGAAGGTAAATTTGATTTTAATGATTTTTTAGAGCAAATTAAACAAATAAGAAAACTTGGACCATTATCTAAAATTTTAGAAATGATACCTGGCGTTCCAACTGAAGGAATAGATGTAAACAAAAGTGAAGCAGAATTGAAAAAAATAGAAGCTATAATTAATTCTATGACAAAAGCTGAAAGAAAAAAACCTCGTATTTTGAATTATTCAAGAAAACAAAGAATTGCTAAAGGTAGTGGCACTACTTTACAGGATATAAATAAATTAATTAAATCATATGAACAAATGAAAAAAATGATGAAACAGGTTAAGAAAATGAAAAACAAAAAGTCATTATTCGGAAAAATACCATTTGGATTTTAA
- the lepB gene encoding signal peptidase I yields the protein MPNNNLKSKIKKETYEWINALVYAIIFGTIIRLFVFETMMVPTPSMVPTIQVLDRLFIEKITYDYTKPKVGDIIVFWTPFIDKTAQKQLGAFDKFMDLFAPKEFDGHVKYVKRLVGTPGDTIELIPDSKIWERIKKDKDFKTPYWLQKIIDYYGDIDKLPTSVKESVSQLYVNGKIPEGFEDKYYYIDGIFASKDYYTFMAYPEKYSSDIYRIYNKLRKPMFDLGAFRYYNKTLDYTKYYEKYLAKLDLNSIFIEENNRVKVVLPEGFYFFMGDNTTESFDSRYFGIVPEKNIIGRPFLRIWPYNRFGSVK from the coding sequence TTGCCTAATAATAATTTAAAGTCAAAAATAAAAAAAGAGACTTATGAATGGATTAATGCTCTTGTTTATGCCATAATTTTCGGAACAATTATAAGACTCTTTGTTTTTGAAACAATGATGGTTCCAACACCTTCTATGGTGCCTACCATACAGGTGTTGGATCGTTTATTCATTGAAAAAATCACGTATGATTATACAAAACCAAAAGTTGGGGATATAATCGTATTTTGGACTCCATTCATAGATAAAACCGCACAGAAGCAACTTGGTGCTTTTGATAAATTTATGGATTTGTTTGCACCAAAAGAGTTTGATGGTCATGTAAAGTACGTGAAAAGGTTAGTAGGAACACCTGGTGATACAATTGAACTAATACCAGATTCTAAAATATGGGAAAGAATTAAAAAAGATAAAGATTTTAAAACCCCTTATTGGCTTCAAAAGATTATCGATTATTATGGTGATATTGATAAATTGCCTACAAGCGTTAAAGAATCTGTATCTCAGTTATATGTCAATGGTAAAATACCAGAGGGTTTTGAAGATAAATATTATTATATTGATGGTATTTTTGCTTCAAAAGATTATTACACATTTATGGCTTATCCAGAAAAGTACAGTAGCGATATTTATAGAATTTATAATAAACTTAGAAAACCTATGTTTGATCTAGGAGCTTTTAGATATTATAATAAAACTTTAGATTATACAAAATATTATGAAAAATATTTGGCAAAACTGGATCTGAATAGTATTTTTATTGAAGAAAATAACAGAGTGAAAGTAGTATTACCAGAAGGGTTTTACTTTTTTATGGGTGACAATACTACAGAAAGTTTTGATAGTAGATATTTCGGAATAGTTCCAGAAAAAAATATTATTGGAAGACCTTTTTTAAGAATTTGGCCATATAATAGGTTTGGATCTGTAAAATAA
- a CDS encoding alpha-amylase family glycosyl hydrolase, translating to MKNLKDVYEFLKKNVDKGKTNYSIPKRWMPDDYEGTVRLKGRTFVVNPYEYFTKIIEKILKNSDESKDYSKPLSFSTNEKTTDWLKRSIIYSAHVRMTAAYKHDVNAVYFKPDDDLGYRESGTFLKMIALLPYLKQYNVNAIYLLPITQSSDKFKKGEVGSPYAVKSFHHVEKDYHDPLLDGFNSDQEFSAFVEAAHMMGIRVILDFIPRTAARDNNLILEHPDWFYWIDINELSSYKPPKIENLDFEQPSTENLPILYSNPEVKKHLKKFRWSPNITNPQKWENFVKKNKNNPDFLEEIVKEFKVITVPGFSDWINDPQPTWDDVTFLRLFLSHPMESEKYLENPEKQPPYVLYDVVKSSNFPGKEKNEKLWEMIANIMPYFQKNYGIDGARLDMGHALPKELEHRIISNAKNYDPSFAIIAEELAMDNHKKVKLSGYDAILGNTWWAEPRHKESWFIKTVRDIMPKLEVPSFATSETPDSPRAVTRDGEELFAKLSAVVNTFMPNGITVINSGSEIFEKQPMNLGLDFEKPEEERYKYLKPTDQFYGKLAFFDYYALHWDVDKHMVRLLVALGKIKNTYSDLISNISNFRYTEHMDKVFSMFYWDGNKGLLIPVNLNFDKAVNFGFDLGYHTWRGHHKIELLLENYRRCDFKWDDGAWLNVNLNPGETKIYLVE from the coding sequence GTGAAAAATTTAAAGGATGTATATGAGTTTTTAAAAAAAAATGTAGATAAGGGAAAAACAAACTATTCTATTCCTAAAAGATGGATGCCAGACGATTATGAAGGAACAGTAAGATTAAAAGGTCGAACATTTGTAGTAAACCCGTATGAATATTTCACAAAAATTATAGAAAAAATTTTAAAAAATTCTGATGAATCCAAAGATTATTCAAAACCGTTATCTTTCTCAACTAATGAAAAAACAACAGATTGGTTAAAAAGATCAATAATTTATAGTGCTCATGTAAGAATGACTGCAGCGTATAAACATGATGTAAATGCAGTGTATTTCAAACCTGATGATGACCTTGGATATAGAGAAAGTGGTACATTTTTAAAAATGATAGCCTTATTACCATATTTAAAACAATATAATGTAAATGCAATATATTTACTCCCTATAACCCAATCAAGCGATAAATTTAAAAAAGGTGAAGTAGGGTCCCCTTATGCAGTTAAAAGCTTTCATCATGTTGAAAAAGATTATCATGATCCCCTATTAGATGGATTTAATTCAGATCAGGAATTTTCAGCTTTTGTTGAAGCTGCTCATATGATGGGAATAAGAGTAATTTTAGACTTTATACCAAGGACAGCAGCTAGAGATAACAATTTGATTTTAGAGCATCCAGATTGGTTTTATTGGATTGATATAAATGAATTATCTTCTTATAAACCTCCAAAGATTGAAAATTTAGATTTTGAACAACCCTCAACGGAAAATTTACCAATATTGTACTCTAATCCAGAAGTGAAAAAACATTTAAAAAAATTCAGATGGTCTCCTAATATAACAAATCCTCAAAAATGGGAAAATTTTGTAAAAAAGAATAAAAATAATCCAGATTTTCTCGAAGAAATAGTAAAAGAATTTAAAGTTATAACTGTTCCAGGATTTTCAGATTGGATAAATGATCCGCAACCAACATGGGATGATGTAACGTTTTTAAGATTATTCTTAAGTCATCCTATGGAATCAGAAAAATACTTAGAAAATCCTGAAAAACAACCGCCGTATGTTTTATATGATGTTGTAAAATCTAGTAATTTTCCCGGAAAAGAGAAAAATGAAAAATTGTGGGAGATGATTGCAAATATTATGCCTTATTTCCAAAAAAATTATGGTATTGATGGTGCAAGATTAGATATGGGACATGCATTACCAAAAGAGTTAGAACATAGAATAATCTCAAATGCAAAGAATTATGATCCTTCATTTGCGATTATTGCTGAAGAGTTAGCTATGGATAATCATAAAAAGGTTAAATTGAGTGGTTATGATGCTATTTTAGGAAACACATGGTGGGCAGAACCAAGACATAAGGAAAGTTGGTTTATTAAGACAGTTAGAGATATTATGCCAAAATTAGAAGTTCCGTCTTTTGCAACATCTGAAACACCAGATTCTCCAAGAGCAGTAACGCGAGATGGTGAAGAATTATTTGCGAAATTATCCGCAGTTGTAAACACGTTTATGCCAAATGGAATAACGGTTATTAATTCAGGAAGTGAAATTTTTGAAAAACAACCTATGAATTTAGGGCTCGATTTTGAAAAACCAGAAGAGGAGAGATATAAGTATTTAAAACCTACAGATCAATTCTATGGTAAATTAGCATTTTTTGATTATTATGCTCTTCATTGGGATGTAGATAAACATATGGTGAGATTATTAGTTGCGCTTGGTAAAATAAAAAATACTTATAGCGATTTAATAAGTAATATTAGCAATTTCAGATATACTGAACATATGGATAAAGTGTTTTCTATGTTTTATTGGGATGGAAATAAGGGGTTACTAATTCCAGTAAATTTAAACTTTGATAAGGCTGTAAATTTTGGTTTTGATCTTGGATATCATACGTGGAGAGGTCATCATAAAATCGAATTATTATTGGAAAATTATAGAAGATGTGATTTTAAATGGGATGATGGAGCATGGCTTAATGTGAATTTAAATCCTGGTGAAACGAAAATATATCTTGTAGAATAA
- the rsmG gene encoding 16S rRNA (guanine(527)-N(7))-methyltransferase RsmG: MNFLLKLLENYEISLNESSYNKLNNFIELIINYPVNLTAIKEFELAAKYLVLDSIYPFLKYTNLKNDTNFLDIGTGGGIPGIPLSIIFPFINFTLLDSIEKKIKAVNFFSNELKLKNINTVNERVEIFSKQNISTYDYATAKAVSRSDILLEYAAPLLKIGGFLFLYKGPTYISDEKKYLEKAIKKIYFEIIEEFHYNVFEKERYFIILKKIGETPSSFPRKIGMALKKPLGGI; this comes from the coding sequence ATGAATTTTTTATTGAAACTTCTTGAAAATTATGAAATTTCTTTGAACGAAAGTTCATATAATAAGCTGAATAACTTTATTGAATTAATAATAAATTACCCTGTTAACCTAACAGCAATAAAAGAATTTGAGTTAGCTGCAAAATATCTTGTTTTAGACAGTATATATCCTTTTTTAAAGTATACTAATCTAAAAAATGATACAAATTTTTTAGATATTGGTACAGGTGGTGGTATTCCAGGTATTCCATTATCTATAATATTTCCTTTTATAAATTTTACATTGTTAGACAGTATTGAAAAAAAGATTAAAGCTGTTAATTTTTTTTCGAATGAATTAAAGTTGAAAAATATTAACACTGTTAATGAACGAGTTGAAATTTTTTCTAAACAAAATATTTCAACATATGATTACGCAACTGCTAAGGCTGTTTCAAGAAGTGATATTTTATTAGAATATGCAGCGCCTTTATTAAAAATTGGTGGTTTTCTATTCTTATACAAAGGTCCCACATATATATCTGATGAAAAAAAGTACTTAGAAAAAGCTATTAAAAAAATATATTTTGAAATTATTGAAGAATTTCATTATAATGTGTTTGAAAAAGAACGATACTTTATAATATTAAAAAAGATAGGTGAAACACCCTCTAGTTTTCCAAGAAAAATTGGTATGGCTTTAAAAAAACCATTGGGAGGAATATAA
- the rimM gene encoding ribosome maturation factor RimM (Essential for efficient processing of 16S rRNA) has protein sequence MKRLDDLLKDRVAIGKISNTHGLDGELKLFPFTNEKRIFNNLKDVLLYNSKTKRFLYAKINSIKKANKVYIIKIVGVETISAAQRYKNFVVYVPQEMLPELDGSEFYYFQLLEKNVYYDDGTYVGKIIDILETGANDVLIIEKKIDKFNKTESLYPLIKENIIKFNKNEEDIIVKRLEWYDDESEDRD, from the coding sequence ATGAAGAGGTTAGATGACCTCTTGAAAGACAGAGTTGCCATAGGAAAAATATCAAATACTCACGGATTAGACGGAGAACTTAAGCTTTTTCCTTTTACAAATGAAAAAAGGATTTTTAATAATTTAAAAGACGTTTTGCTTTATAATTCAAAAACTAAGAGATTTTTATATGCAAAAATTAATTCTATAAAAAAAGCAAATAAGGTTTATATTATTAAAATTGTTGGCGTTGAAACCATTTCTGCGGCACAGCGTTATAAGAATTTTGTTGTGTATGTTCCACAAGAAATGCTTCCAGAACTTGATGGTTCAGAATTTTATTATTTTCAATTATTGGAAAAAAATGTATATTATGATGATGGAACTTATGTTGGTAAAATTATTGATATTTTGGAAACAGGCGCAAACGATGTGTTAATTATAGAAAAAAAAATAGATAAATTTAATAAAACAGAATCTCTTTATCCTCTTATCAAAGAAAATATTATCAAGTTCAATAAAAATGAAGAGGATATTATAGTTAAACGATTGGAATGGTATGATGATGAATCCGAAGATAGAGATTGA
- a CDS encoding AAA family ATPase: MQLKRLPIGDSDFKTVIEDNAYYIDKSMLIKEIITGGRVILITRPRRFGKTLNMSMLKYFFKNDQDNKHLFENLKIYEEKEIIEKHLNKYPVIYITFKDLKEKNYTEMISTLRKKISDLYREYVYLIESEKLNEWEKEDLKLIFGRKGNNTLYENSLLDLSRYLYKHHGKKTILLIDEYDTPIQQSYLKGYYENFITFIGNVLGNVLKDNEYLEKAVLTGITRVAKESIFTGVNNLKVSTVLNELYNDKFGVTKEELEEILKYYGIEYEEEKIIEWYNGFNFGGKEVYNPYSIINFVDEKKIKNYWINSSGNTLIKELIRKGTAEIKTKIYELIKGGTIESAINENLVYGDLNDNLEESVWTLFLFTGYLTWKDKKGEGNSALYRLKIPNKEAQDFYEMTVVNILKESGIRYKNLLINLIEKNYEEFKEEFKDAVENTLSYFDITEKEPERFYHGLTLGMSMALKEEYIIKSNREAGYGRADLILIPKEKTKPGIIFEFKKYYKKDGELKKSAELGMKQIEEKKYEKEIKSYGIGKVIKVAIAFDKKDVEIIVKE; encoded by the coding sequence ATGCAATTAAAAAGACTACCAATAGGAGACAGTGATTTCAAAACAGTAATAGAAGATAATGCATACTATATAGATAAAAGCATGTTAATAAAAGAAATAATAACAGGGGGCAGAGTAATTCTAATAACCAGACCAAGAAGGTTTGGAAAAACATTAAACATGAGCATGTTAAAATACTTTTTCAAAAACGATCAGGACAACAAACATCTATTTGAAAACTTAAAAATATATGAAGAAAAAGAGATAATAGAAAAACATTTAAATAAATATCCAGTGATATATATAACATTTAAGGATTTAAAAGAAAAAAATTATACAGAGATGATAAGTACATTAAGAAAAAAAATAAGTGATTTATACAGAGAATACGTATATTTAATAGAAAGTGAAAAACTAAATGAATGGGAAAAAGAAGACTTAAAATTAATATTCGGAAGAAAAGGAAATAACACATTATATGAAAACAGCCTATTGGATCTATCCAGATATCTCTACAAACATCACGGCAAAAAAACAATATTATTAATAGACGAATACGACACACCAATACAACAATCATATTTAAAAGGGTACTATGAAAATTTCATAACGTTTATTGGAAACGTATTAGGCAATGTATTAAAAGACAACGAATATTTAGAAAAAGCGGTATTAACAGGAATAACAAGAGTAGCAAAAGAAAGCATATTCACAGGAGTAAATAATTTAAAAGTCTCTACAGTTCTCAATGAATTATATAATGACAAATTTGGAGTAACAAAAGAAGAATTAGAAGAAATATTAAAATACTATGGAATAGAATATGAAGAAGAAAAAATAATAGAATGGTATAATGGCTTTAATTTTGGAGGTAAAGAAGTATATAATCCATACTCAATAATAAATTTTGTAGATGAGAAAAAAATAAAAAACTACTGGATAAACAGCAGTGGAAATACATTAATAAAAGAATTAATAAGAAAAGGAACGGCAGAAATAAAAACGAAGATATATGAATTAATAAAAGGTGGAACAATAGAAAGCGCAATAAACGAAAACTTAGTATATGGAGATTTAAACGATAATCTTGAAGAAAGCGTATGGACATTGTTCTTATTCACGGGATATTTAACATGGAAAGACAAAAAAGGGGAAGGGAACAGCGCATTATATAGACTAAAAATACCAAACAAAGAAGCACAAGATTTCTATGAAATGACAGTAGTGAATATATTAAAAGAAAGTGGGATAAGATATAAAAACTTACTAATAAACCTGATAGAAAAAAACTATGAAGAATTTAAAGAAGAATTTAAAGATGCTGTTGAAAATACACTGAGTTATTTTGATATAACAGAAAAAGAACCAGAAAGATTTTATCATGGACTAACCCTTGGAATGAGCATGGCATTAAAAGAAGAATATATAATAAAAAGCAACAGAGAAGCGGGATATGGAAGAGCAGATTTAATATTAATCCCCAAAGAAAAAACAAAACCTGGAATAATATTTGAATTTAAAAAATATTATAAAAAAGACGGGGAATTAAAAAAGAGTGCAGAACTTGGAATGAAACAAATAGAAGAAAAGAAATATGAAAAAGAAATAAAGAGTTACGGAATAGGAAAAGTAATAAAGGTTGCTATTGCTTTTGATAAAAAAGATGTGGAAATAATAGTGAAAGAATAG
- the rpsP gene encoding 30S ribosomal protein S16 — MVKIRLNRMGRRHRPFYRIVVVDSREKRSGKYIESLGFYDPLRENDTFKVNVEKAVEWILKGAQPTDTARDILSKAGVMKRVHEIKFEKKA, encoded by the coding sequence ATGGTAAAAATAAGACTAAACAGAATGGGAAGAAGGCATAGACCGTTTTACAGAATAGTTGTAGTAGATTCAAGAGAAAAAAGAAGTGGAAAATACATAGAATCATTAGGTTTCTATGATCCTCTAAGAGAAAATGATACATTCAAGGTTAATGTTGAAAAAGCTGTTGAATGGATTTTAAAAGGAGCTCAACCAACAGACACAGCAAGAGACATTTTATCTAAAGCTGGTGTTATGAAAAGAGTTCACGAAATAAAATTTGAGAAAAAAGCTTAA
- the trmD gene encoding tRNA (guanosine(37)-N1)-methyltransferase TrmD, with protein sequence MEIDVVTIFPQMFDSITNFGVLSRAIKNNIISFTAHNLRDYTKDKHKVTDLYAYGGGPGMVMKPEPFFEFYDYYVESKGKKPYVILTSPQGKQFNTHDAERLSKKENIVFFCGRYEGIDERVMNIVDEELSIGDFVVTGGELPAMLMIDAICRFVPGVVGDIDSVKNDSFYNQLLDHPHYTKPREYRGMKVPEVLLSGNHKKIEEFRKKESIIKTILKRPDLFVKHDFDEFEKQVIANIIRELILNEK encoded by the coding sequence ATAGAGATTGACGTCGTTACTATATTCCCTCAAATGTTTGATTCTATTACAAATTTTGGGGTTTTATCAAGAGCTATTAAAAACAACATAATATCTTTTACTGCACATAATTTAAGGGATTATACAAAAGACAAACACAAAGTCACAGATTTATATGCATATGGCGGTGGCCCTGGAATGGTAATGAAACCAGAACCCTTTTTTGAATTTTATGATTATTATGTGGAATCAAAAGGCAAAAAGCCCTATGTAATATTAACTTCTCCTCAGGGAAAGCAATTCAATACTCATGATGCCGAAAGATTATCAAAAAAAGAAAATATTGTTTTCTTTTGCGGAAGATATGAGGGAATAGATGAAAGAGTTATGAATATTGTTGATGAAGAATTATCTATTGGTGATTTTGTAGTAACTGGTGGAGAGTTACCAGCGATGTTGATGATCGATGCGATCTGCAGATTTGTCCCAGGGGTAGTTGGAGATATTGATAGCGTAAAAAACGATTCATTTTATAATCAGTTACTAGATCATCCTCATTATACAAAACCTCGTGAATATCGTGGAATGAAGGTCCCAGAAGTTTTATTAAGTGGAAATCATAAAAAAATTGAAGAATTTAGAAAAAAAGAAAGTATTATAAAAACTATATTAAAACGTCCAGATTTATTCGTTAAACATGATTTTGATGAATTTGAAAAACAAGTTATTGCCAATATAATCAGGGAGCTGATTCTAAATGAGAAATAA
- a CDS encoding RNA methyltransferase, with protein sequence MRNNVYVALIHYPILGREGQIISTAITNLDIHDISRSSRTYNIKNFYIVSNLPAQQQIVKNVLKYWTEGFGKEYNPNRYDALSITRLKPYLEDVIEDIEKMEGKKPKLIFTSAKIRERTKSFSEISKIIVENDEPHLILFGTGWGMPEETRLICDYELEPIRGNAEFNHLSVRAAVAIALDRLFGEL encoded by the coding sequence ATGAGAAATAATGTTTATGTTGCTTTAATACATTACCCAATATTAGGTAGAGAGGGACAAATTATATCAACCGCAATAACGAATTTGGATATTCATGATATTTCCAGATCTTCAAGAACATATAATATTAAAAATTTTTATATAGTCTCAAATCTTCCTGCTCAACAACAAATTGTAAAGAATGTGTTGAAATATTGGACAGAGGGTTTTGGTAAGGAATATAATCCAAACAGATATGATGCTTTATCCATTACCAGGTTAAAGCCATACCTTGAAGATGTTATTGAAGATATTGAAAAAATGGAAGGTAAAAAACCAAAATTAATTTTCACATCTGCTAAAATCAGGGAAAGAACGAAGAGTTTTTCGGAAATTAGTAAAATTATTGTTGAAAATGATGAACCACATTTAATTTTATTTGGTACAGGCTGGGGAATGCCTGAGGAAACAAGATTAATTTGTGATTATGAATTAGAACCTATCAGAGGAAACGCAGAATTTAACCACTTATCTGTTAGGGCTGCTGTTGCAATAGCGTTAGATAGATTGTTTGGTGAATTATAA
- the rplS gene encoding 50S ribosomal protein L19: protein MDQYIRAIEKEYMREDIPAFRPGDTVRVYVKVVEGGRERVQAYEGIVIKIRGGGLGKTFTVRRIGANGIGVERIFPVHSPSIEKIQIIRKGKVRRAKLYYLRNVKGKIKIKERRD, encoded by the coding sequence ATGGATCAATATATCAGAGCCATTGAAAAAGAATATATGAGAGAAGACATTCCAGCATTCAGACCTGGTGATACAGTAAGAGTTTATGTAAAGGTTGTTGAAGGTGGTAGAGAAAGAGTACAGGCTTATGAAGGTATTGTTATAAAAATAAGAGGTGGTGGCTTAGGTAAAACTTTTACAGTTAGAAGAATAGGCGCTAATGGCATTGGCGTTGAAAGAATTTTCCCTGTCCATTCACCATCTATTGAAAAAATTCAAATTATAAGAAAAGGTAAAGTAAGAAGAGCTAAACTCTACTATTTAAGAAATGTAAAAGGTAAGATCAAGATTAAGGAGAGAAGGGACTGA
- a CDS encoding KH domain-containing protein, with amino-acid sequence MKELLENIIKGIVKNPELVNIVEYKNDAEVVFEIHVDPQDVGQIIGKDGRTIKSINTLLTAAKKDENTKFLLKVIR; translated from the coding sequence ATGAAAGAGTTATTAGAAAATATAATTAAAGGTATTGTAAAAAATCCTGAATTAGTAAATATAGTAGAATATAAAAATGATGCTGAGGTTGTTTTTGAAATCCATGTTGACCCACAAGATGTTGGGCAAATTATTGGAAAAGATGGAAGGACTATTAAATCAATAAATACGTTACTTACTGCAGCTAAAAAAGATGAAAATACAAAATTCCTTTTAAAGGTTATTAGGTGA